One window of the Jatrophihabitans sp. genome contains the following:
- the rpsT gene encoding 30S ribosomal protein S20 gives MANIKSQIKRIRTNEAARLRNKSTKSALKTAIRSFRTAADAGDKEKATTAFLHASRQLDKAVSKGVIHSNQAANKKSAMAHKASSL, from the coding sequence GTGGCGAACATCAAGTCCCAGATCAAGCGGATCCGCACCAACGAGGCGGCTCGGCTGCGCAACAAGAGCACCAAGAGCGCGCTGAAGACCGCGATCCGGTCCTTCCGCACCGCCGCCGACGCCGGCGACAAGGAGAAGGCGACCACCGCCTTCCTGCACGCCTCGCGGCAGCTGGACAAGGCCGTAAGCAAGGGCGTCATCCACTCCAACCAGGCCGCCAACAAGAAGTCGGCGATGGCCCACAAGGCCAGCTCGCTCTAG